CGAACGGTCGGTACGCTGGGTGGCGCTGTCGCCGGCGCGCTGCTGGGCCGCGAAATAGACAGGGGTGGCAGCAGCCGTCGCTGCCGCTGATCCGGTCCAACGCCGAAATCAAAAAAGGCGCTGCACTCGCGAGAGGCAGCGCCTTTTTCATGTCAGCCGCCAGCGGTCGATCTACTCCGCGGCGATCAGCTTGACCTCCGGCGCGCCGTCGTCCGCCTGCCGTGTCAGCCGGCCATCGACCGCGGCGCCGCCGTCGATGCTGACCGTTGCGTAGCTGAGGTCGCCGGTGATCCGCGCGCTCTTCTCGATCGTCAGAGCCTGCGCGTCGACGGTGCCGTCGACCCGGCCCGCAATCCGCGCTTCCCGCGCCACGACATTGCCGGCGACCCGGCCGTTGACGCCCTGGGTGAACTGGGCGCAGCGAATATCGCCCTTCACCTCGCCGTCGACATGCAGCGCACCTTCGGCGGCGATATCGCCCGTGATGACCACATCGGCGCCGATGATCGACAGCGCGTGTGCCGCCTTCGAGCGGCCGTTCCCGCCCGTCTTGTCGGATTTGAACATGCGACCCCCTGCTCGGTCGCGGCTCATGGCCGCACCCGCAGCATAGGTCGCGTCTGGAGCCGATCAAGCGCGGCGGTCAGCGCTCCTGCCGGATTTCGGGCATCTCGGCGCCGAAGGATTCGATATCGTCGCCCTCATCATCGTCGATGATGTCCGGTATCAGATCGGCCTGGAGCAGCCCGTCGGTCGGCGCGTCCTGCGTGGTCATCAGGATCTGCGCGCGCTGGCTTTCGTCATAGCCTTCACCGTCAGGCCGCTGCGTATTGCGCGCCTGGGTCATGATCGTCTCCTCTCTTGTTCTGAGGCGAAGGCTAAACCCGAATCGGCGAAACGCGAAGCCCGATCGGCGGTTCGTGTCGCGGGGCGGGCGAAGCGATCCCGTGCCGGTCGGCGCCGGACGGCCGGCTCTTCTCTTCGCGGCGCCCAGCGCGTAAATATCGGCGATGCTCGACACACATGTTTCTGCCGTCGCCCCGCTGTCGCTCGCCGACGAGGCGGCCGACCCGCAGGCCTTCGCCGCCGCGCTGGGCGGCTCGTTCGAACGCTTCGGCTTCGCCGTCGTCGCCGATCATGGCATCGATCCCGCGCTGATCGACCGTGCCTGGGCGCTGACCAAGGCCTTCTTCGACCAGCCCGAAGAGGTGAAGCGCGCCTTCCACATCCCGGGCAAGGGCGGCGCGCGCGGCTACACCCCGTTCGGCATCGAGATCGCCAAGGGCGCGACCGAGAACGACCTCAAGGAATTCTGGCATGTCGGCCGCGAACTGCCCGCCGGCCACCGCTATCGCGAGACCATGCCCGACAATCTGTGGCCGGAAACCCCGGAGGGGTTCAAGGCGACCTTTCTCGCGCTCTACCGGGCGTTCGATCGCGTCGGTCTGCGCCTGCTCTCGGCGATCGCCCGCCACCTCGGCCTCGATGCGCACTGGTTCGACGCCGCGGTGGAGAATGGCAACAGCGTGATGCGGCTGCTCCATTATCCGCCGGTGCCGCCCGAGGCGCCGGGCGTGCGCGCTGGCGCGCATGAGGATATCAACCTCATCACCTTGCTGCTCGGCGCCGAGGAAGCCGGCCTCGAACTGCTCGACCGCGACGGCCGCTGGCTGCCGATCAAGCCGCCGGAAGGCGCGATGGTCGTGAATGTGGGGGACATGCTGCAGCGGCTGACCAACCATGTCCTGCCCTCGACCACGCACCGCGTCGTCAACCCGCCGCCCGAGCGCCGCGGCACGCCGCGCTATTCGATGCCCTTCTTCCTGCATCTGGCCCCCGACTTCCTGATCGAGA
The window above is part of the Sphingomonas sanxanigenens DSM 19645 = NX02 genome. Proteins encoded here:
- a CDS encoding bactofilin family protein, with translation MFKSDKTGGNGRSKAAHALSIIGADVVITGDIAAEGALHVDGEVKGDIRCAQFTQGVNGRVAGNVVAREARIAGRVDGTVDAQALTIEKSARITGDLSYATVSIDGGAAVDGRLTRQADDGAPEVKLIAAE
- a CDS encoding isopenicillin N synthase family dioxygenase, with amino-acid sequence MLDTHVSAVAPLSLADEAADPQAFAAALGGSFERFGFAVVADHGIDPALIDRAWALTKAFFDQPEEVKRAFHIPGKGGARGYTPFGIEIAKGATENDLKEFWHVGRELPAGHRYRETMPDNLWPETPEGFKATFLALYRAFDRVGLRLLSAIARHLGLDAHWFDAAVENGNSVMRLLHYPPVPPEAPGVRAGAHEDINLITLLLGAEEAGLELLDRDGRWLPIKPPEGAMVVNVGDMLQRLTNHVLPSTTHRVVNPPPERRGTPRYSMPFFLHLAPDFLIETLPGCVGGGNPDRYPEPITADQYLHQRLREIGLMK